One part of the Amphiura filiformis chromosome 5, Afil_fr2py, whole genome shotgun sequence genome encodes these proteins:
- the LOC140152101 gene encoding uncharacterized protein yields the protein MATSILYIGLILVTLKSVLCDYPFQNTSLPWDKRVDDLVSRLTLDELVLQISRAGPNSTAPAIERLGILPYQWATECLRGDVKAGNATSFPQALGLSATFSRELIFRMAEATGIEVRAKHTDYIAKKQYGIHTGLSCFSPVINIARHPLWGRNQETYGEDPYLSGELAKSYVRGLQGNHPRYIRANAGCKHFAVYAGPENIPSSRFKFDAKVSDRDWQMTFLPQFRECVKAGSYNIMCSYNSINGIPACANKKLLTDILRKEFGFKGYVVSDKMALEFVSLDHQYTKSYEETAVLAIKAGCNLDLSFSANNVYMKSSKAVQSGNLTKEEIVNLAKPLFYTRMRLGEFDPPSMNPYTKLDLSNIQSEAHRALAIELATKSFVLLKNDGNVLPMKGGINKIAFVGPFADSYTELFGDYSPTQDPTFTKTPRQGLMTLASSYTYAEGCDTTKCGTYNDTAVYSAVHGTDMAIVCLGTGTKVEAEQNDRSDLNLPGHQLQLLQDVVSAMQENKKPVALLLFNAGPLDITWAVSNSGVQVIMECFFPAQATGDALYQVFTNTNGANPAGRLPATWPTIVPPMTNYTMKGRTYRYFEGDPLFPFGYGMSYTEFNYTNLTVSPSTIKSCDNVTVSVTVHNIGKLAGDEVIQVYINWTDASVPVPKNQLVDFNRTHLNPGQQATVQFQLVPRVMAVYTDQEVIEPGKINVFVGGQQPNQKVKLSSPVLKSSFVIQGGVMQLKSCKYPGWGN from the exons ATGGCTACATCCATTCTTTATATTGGCCTAATTTTAGTAACGTTGAAATCAGTGTTATGTGACTACCCTTTTCAAAATACTTCATTGCCATGGGACAAACGTGTTGATGACTTAGTCAGCAGACTTACGCTTGACGAACTTGTGCTGCAAATTTCAAGAGCAGGCCCGAATAGTACTGCACCAGCGATTGAGAGATTGGGAATTCTTCCCTACCAATGGGCTACAGAATGTCTTAGAGGCGACGTGAAAGCGGGTAATGCTACATCATTCCCGCAAGCGCTGGGTTTGAGTGCTACTTTTAG TCGAGAACTCATCTTTAGAATGGCAGAAGCAACTGGAATCGAAGTGCGGGCCAAACACACTGATTACATAGCTAAGAAGCAGTATGGTATTCACACTGGTCTGAGCTGTTTCAGTCCGGTTATTAATATTGCGAGACATCCCTTGTGGGGTAGAAATCAG GAAACCTATGGTGAAGATCCATACTTGAGCGGTGAACTTGCCAAAAGTTATGTTCGTGGTTTACAAGGAAATCATCCACGGTACATCAGGGCAAATGCTGGATGCAAACACTTTGCTGTCTACGCAGGACCAGAAAACATCCCAAGTAGTCGCTTCAAATTTGATGCTAAG GTATCTGATAGAGACTGGCAGATGACATTTCTTCCTCAGTTTCGAGAATGCGTTAAGGCTGGTAGCTATAACATAATGTGCAGCTATAACAG TATCAACGGTATACCAGCCTGTGCCAATAAGAAGCTTCTCACCGACATCCTACGAAAAGAATTTGGATTCAAAGGATACGTTGTCTCTGATAAAATGGCTCTTGAATTCGTCTCTCTTGACCATCAGTATACCAAATCGTATGAAGAAACAGCCGTATTAGCTATCAAAGCAGGATGTAACCTGGACTTGTCTTTTTCTGCAAACAATGTATACATGAAATCATCCAAGGCCGTCCAATCTGGTAATCTAACAAAAGAAGAGATTGTCAATCTTGCCAAACCTCTGTTCTACACCAGAATGCGTCTAGGTGAATTTGATCCACCTAGCATGAATCCATACACAAAACTAGACTTGTCAAATATACAAAGCGAAGCACACAGGGCTCTTGCAATAGAGTTAGCTACGAAAAGTTTTGTACTTCTGAAAAATGACGGAAACGTTCTTCCAATGAAAGGAGGAATTAACAAAATTGCT TTTGTTGGACCATTTGCCGATTCTTACACAGAATTATTTGGTGATTATTCCCCAACACAAGATCCTACATTCACAAAGACACCACGTCAAGGCTTGATGACGTTGGCTTCAAGCTATACGTATGCGGAAGGTTGTGATACAACGAAATGTGGAACTTACAATGACACGGCTGTGTACTCGGCTGTCCATGGGACTGATATGGCTATAGTGTGTTTGGGAACAG gtACAAAAGTCGAAGCTGAGCAAAATGATCGATCAGACTTGAATCTACCAGGTCACCAACTGCAGCTTCTGCAAGATGTTGTTTCGGCGATGCAAG aaaataaGAAACCTGTTGCGCTGCTTCTCTTCAATGCCGGACCTCTTGACATCACCTGGGCAGTCTCCAACTCAGGAGTCCAAGTCATCATGGAATGTTTTTTTCCCGCGCAGGCCACAGGAGATGCGTTATATCAGGTGTTTACAAACACCAATGGAGCTAATCCTGCTGGCAGATTACCCGCCACCTGGCCAACTATA GTTCCTCCAATGACGAATTATACCATGAAGGGACGCACCTACAGGTATTTTGAAGGCGATCCACTGTTCCCGTTTGGTTACGGCATGTCATATACTGAATTCAACTACACCAATTTAACAGTGTCACCATCAACTATCAAATCATGTGATAATGTCACCGTATCTGTAACAGTTCATAACATAGGAAAACTAGCTGGTGATGAG GTTATCCAAGTATACATCAATTGGACCGATGCAAGCGTTCCTGTTCCTAAGAACCAACTCGTGGACTTCAATCGCACTCATCTGAATCCTGGACAACAAGCCACTGTGCAGTTTCAGTTGGTTCCTCGTGTAATGGCCGTCTACACTGACCAGGAGGTCATAGAACCAGGGAAGATCAACGTGTTTGTCGGAGGACAACAACCGAATCAAAAAGTGAAACTTAGTTCTCCAGTTTTGAAGTCCAGTTTTGTTATACAAGGAGGAGTGATGCAGCTGAAGAGCTGTAAATATCCTGGATGGGGGAATTAA